One Pectobacterium polaris DNA window includes the following coding sequences:
- the ada gene encoding bifunctional DNA-binding transcriptional regulator/O6-methylguanine-DNA methyltransferase Ada: MMRNDTPFQDADSRWQAVVTRNQAADGCFIYAVKTTGIYCAPSCASRQPLRENVVFFATADEAQAAGFRPCKRCRQGTLSRQEQQAQQIAHACRMIEQSEHQPTLAVLAQAVGISAFHFHRVFKTITGLTPKQYASAHRHRQLREQLADSGTVTAAITAAGYDASGRFYAEAGAHLGMTPTAFQNKGKGMTIHFGVGRCSLGEVLVAESEKGICAILLGDDPESLLNALQEMFANAQLVGGDVAFEQRMSQVVGFVDDPAIGFTLPLDIRGTAFQQRVWKALRAIPAGETLSYRDVAERIGSPAAVRAVAGACAANRLAVAIPCHRVVRHDGALSGYRWGVVRKRALLEKELVDKEQLDKELLEKEQAVHPQGESLS, encoded by the coding sequence ATGATGCGTAACGATACACCGTTTCAGGATGCCGACTCGCGCTGGCAGGCGGTGGTGACGCGTAATCAAGCGGCTGACGGCTGCTTTATCTATGCGGTGAAAACCACAGGGATTTACTGTGCACCCTCCTGTGCATCACGTCAGCCCCTGCGTGAAAATGTGGTGTTCTTCGCGACGGCCGATGAGGCGCAGGCGGCGGGCTTCCGCCCCTGTAAACGCTGCCGTCAGGGAACTCTTTCGCGGCAGGAGCAGCAGGCGCAGCAGATTGCCCACGCCTGCCGGATGATTGAGCAGTCGGAGCATCAGCCGACGCTGGCGGTGTTGGCTCAGGCGGTGGGGATAAGTGCGTTCCATTTTCATCGCGTGTTCAAAACCATAACCGGTCTGACGCCAAAACAGTATGCCAGCGCCCATCGCCATCGGCAGCTACGTGAACAGTTGGCAGATAGCGGCACGGTGACTGCCGCGATTACGGCAGCGGGCTATGATGCCAGCGGGCGCTTTTATGCCGAAGCGGGTGCGCATTTAGGGATGACGCCGACGGCGTTTCAGAACAAAGGAAAAGGGATGACGATCCACTTTGGCGTTGGCCGCTGCTCACTCGGCGAGGTGCTGGTGGCAGAAAGTGAGAAAGGGATCTGCGCGATTCTACTGGGAGACGATCCTGAATCTCTGCTCAACGCGCTTCAGGAGATGTTTGCCAACGCACAGTTGGTCGGTGGCGATGTGGCGTTTGAGCAACGGATGTCGCAGGTTGTCGGGTTTGTCGACGATCCTGCAATCGGGTTCACGCTGCCGCTGGATATTCGTGGCACGGCATTTCAACAGCGAGTCTGGAAGGCGCTACGGGCGATTCCGGCTGGAGAAACGCTGAGCTATCGTGACGTCGCTGAGCGCATTGGATCGCCGGCCGCCGTGCGCGCTGTCGCGGGTGCCTGTGCCGCGAACCGGCTGGCGGTTGCGATTCCCTGCCATCGCGTGGTTCGGCATGACGGTGCACTGTCAGGCTATCGCTGGGGCGTCGTGCGTAAACGCGCACTGTTGGAGAAAGAATTGGTGGATAAAGAGCAGTTGGACAAAGAACTGCTGGAGAAAGAACAGGCCGTACATCCACAAGGGGAATCGTTATCGTGA
- the alkB gene encoding DNA oxidative demethylase AlkB: MNFDLFADEAPRRWTETLAPGAVILRGRAHDDAPALLAALKAVTAHAPLRNMVTPGGFVMSVAMSNCGPLGWVTDERGYRYTAQDPLSGEAWPAMPEIFSRLAKQAASEAGFVDFEPDACLINRYDVGTRMSLHQDKNERDFHQPIVSVSLGLSAMFLFGGMARSDKAQRVPLTHGDVVVWGGESRLYFHGILPLKSGNVPEGMSDECRFNLTFRKAG, translated from the coding sequence GTGAATTTTGATTTATTTGCCGATGAAGCGCCGCGTCGCTGGACGGAAACGCTGGCACCGGGTGCGGTCATCCTGCGTGGACGCGCCCATGACGATGCTCCGGCGTTGCTTGCGGCGCTGAAAGCCGTCACTGCACATGCACCGCTGCGAAATATGGTCACGCCGGGCGGCTTTGTGATGTCGGTGGCGATGAGCAACTGCGGGCCGCTCGGTTGGGTGACGGATGAACGCGGCTATCGTTACACTGCACAGGATCCGCTGAGCGGAGAGGCGTGGCCCGCGATGCCAGAGATTTTTTCCCGGCTGGCGAAGCAGGCGGCGAGCGAAGCGGGTTTTGTCGATTTTGAACCGGATGCTTGTTTGATAAATCGCTATGATGTCGGCACGCGCATGTCTTTGCATCAGGATAAAAACGAACGGGATTTTCACCAGCCTATCGTGTCCGTTTCACTGGGGCTCAGCGCGATGTTCCTGTTTGGCGGCATGGCGCGTAGTGATAAAGCGCAGCGTGTGCCGTTAACACATGGCGATGTGGTGGTCTGGGGCGGTGAATCGCGGCTCTACTTCCACGGCATTCTGCCGTTGAAAAGTGGCAACGTGCCGGAAGGGATGTCCGACGAATGCCGTTTTAACCTGACGTTTCGTAAAGCTGGATAG
- a CDS encoding FAD-dependent oxidoreductase yields MKRFRKSVLATLCLSMMSWSTAQAADAAKPEIPKSADIVIIGAGAAGTSATMAAAEKGAKIVLLEKQPIVGGTGNFAEGIFAANSSLQKRQGIVVTPDMAFKTIMDYSHWMANPFVVRAFVNRSADTIEWVKSKGIKFEYIGPGGPGGMLTWHVIDGPGHGRHLIKTFHEQFKSMDVTTLVKMAGKDLVVKDGKVTGVIAQDSEGNTVQIDAKAVIIATGGYANNKEMLQKYAAFPDTIMVGNVGKDGDGINMAWKAGAKPDGLGLLQAYRPGLPDYAPNSHLLAAARQPYLWVDQHGRRFTDESNVIIWPHSGNALSKAGGIMYSIFDETSRKHYVEDGIDVPIGEWVIANTKLTKFDSEFTKESQKNRGFVFKSATIDGLAKEMGVDASVLKNTLEENNKFATQKRDEVFNKNMDYLRPVKTGPFYAVRMQPAALGTLGGVKIDEKMQAIDKSGEVIPGLYVTGNDAAGMYGDTYDLLLGGGTFGFALNSGRIAAESALDYMKFSKK; encoded by the coding sequence ATGAAACGCTTCAGAAAAAGTGTACTCGCGACGCTCTGTCTCTCGATGATGAGCTGGTCTACCGCGCAGGCAGCGGACGCGGCAAAGCCGGAAATCCCAAAAAGCGCGGATATCGTTATTATCGGCGCGGGTGCGGCGGGCACATCGGCAACGATGGCCGCCGCAGAGAAAGGGGCGAAGATCGTCTTACTGGAAAAACAACCGATCGTCGGTGGCACGGGTAACTTTGCCGAAGGCATCTTCGCCGCCAACAGCAGCCTGCAGAAACGTCAGGGAATTGTGGTCACACCTGATATGGCCTTTAAGACCATCATGGATTACAGCCACTGGATGGCCAATCCTTTCGTGGTTCGCGCTTTCGTCAACCGTTCTGCGGATACGATTGAATGGGTGAAATCGAAAGGCATCAAGTTTGAATATATCGGCCCCGGCGGCCCTGGCGGCATGCTGACCTGGCATGTGATCGACGGCCCCGGCCACGGACGCCACCTGATCAAAACATTCCACGAGCAGTTTAAAAGCATGGATGTCACCACGCTGGTGAAAATGGCGGGTAAAGATCTGGTCGTGAAAGACGGCAAAGTCACCGGCGTTATCGCGCAAGATAGCGAGGGCAACACCGTACAGATAGACGCCAAAGCTGTCATCATCGCAACCGGCGGCTATGCCAACAATAAAGAGATGCTGCAAAAATACGCCGCTTTCCCCGATACCATCATGGTCGGTAACGTCGGTAAAGATGGCGACGGAATTAATATGGCCTGGAAAGCGGGCGCCAAACCGGACGGTCTGGGCCTGCTGCAAGCCTATCGCCCCGGCCTGCCAGACTACGCCCCGAACTCTCACCTGCTGGCCGCCGCGCGTCAGCCCTATCTGTGGGTTGACCAACACGGCCGACGCTTTACCGATGAATCCAACGTCATCATCTGGCCACACTCCGGCAACGCGCTGTCAAAAGCGGGCGGCATCATGTACTCCATTTTTGACGAGACATCCCGTAAGCATTACGTCGAAGACGGCATTGATGTGCCGATTGGTGAATGGGTGATCGCCAATACCAAGCTGACTAAATTTGATAGCGAATTTACGAAGGAAAGTCAGAAAAATCGCGGCTTCGTCTTCAAATCAGCCACCATCGACGGGCTGGCAAAAGAGATGGGCGTTGATGCGAGCGTGCTAAAGAATACGCTGGAAGAAAACAACAAATTTGCGACGCAAAAGCGGGATGAGGTGTTTAACAAAAACATGGATTACCTGCGTCCGGTCAAAACAGGTCCGTTCTATGCGGTGAGAATGCAACCGGCCGCGCTGGGCACATTAGGCGGCGTGAAGATCGACGAGAAAATGCAGGCGATAGATAAATCCGGCGAAGTCATTCCGGGTCTGTACGTCACGGGTAATGATGCTGCTGGCATGTATGGCGACACCTATGACCTGCTGTTAGGCGGCGGCACGTTTGGCTTTGCGCTCAACTCCGGTCGTATCGCGGCAGAAAGTGCCCTCGATTACATGAAGTTCAGCAAGAAATAA
- a CDS encoding FMN-binding protein has translation MKICSGILPLCLLFAMGTAAAQEGTFKAGTYSAARQGIGGDVTVTLDIDAQGKVLKSTIDAPEETPEVGGEAAIELAKTMTEKQSIEVDGVSGATMTSEAVKEASEDAYSQAKTN, from the coding sequence ATGAAAATCTGCTCAGGAATCCTTCCACTCTGCCTGTTATTCGCAATGGGAACGGCAGCCGCGCAAGAAGGGACTTTTAAAGCTGGCACCTATTCCGCCGCGAGACAGGGTATCGGCGGGGACGTCACCGTTACGCTCGATATCGATGCGCAGGGGAAAGTCCTTAAATCGACGATTGATGCCCCAGAAGAAACGCCAGAAGTCGGCGGGGAAGCCGCCATCGAACTCGCGAAAACCATGACCGAAAAACAGAGTATTGAGGTTGATGGGGTGTCCGGCGCCACGATGACCAGCGAAGCGGTGAAAGAAGCGTCGGAAGACGCGTACTCACAGGCTAAAACGAATTAA
- a CDS encoding MFS transporter, with amino-acid sequence MNTSWVLFWIASATFFMQSLDTTMVYVAIPAIAQSLHQPVLHMEAIVIAYIVTVVAFTPANSWLAERLGERKTYQIAIAIFTLGSLLCMTATTLGSLSVFRFIQGIGGALMLPIIRTVILRTTPQKLKLRFLNRVTLLGLLGTLIGPVFGNILVSFLSWQAIFLVNIPLALLCFFLATRYIPVAAIKETTRTGAYEVVFPILMLFLVAFMLTTATKNILPTFVMLFLSCSTLGLVFIYYRQHLIAETALFPRALFGIRTFSIGVIGGIATRTLLASTPVVLSLMLQTTLACKPAETSLILLLFSSGALLSKMLFEPMVKRIGYRRLLMLTTSVTSLCILALSVAVQEKSMLLIGIIAMLLGVLISTLYSAASTLAFSNLNNSTYHSGNNLLTISQLLSVMLSMTLTFPILRFLSQFEILFNLNAFSLLFLLLGIGLPICCLIFKPLNNDDGYHFIHGR; translated from the coding sequence ATGAACACGTCATGGGTCTTATTCTGGATTGCATCGGCTACCTTTTTCATGCAATCCCTGGATACCACCATGGTGTATGTCGCCATTCCTGCCATCGCGCAGTCGCTACACCAGCCGGTGTTGCATATGGAAGCGATTGTGATCGCCTACATTGTCACGGTCGTCGCGTTTACGCCGGCCAATAGCTGGCTGGCGGAGCGGCTAGGGGAACGGAAAACCTACCAGATCGCGATTGCCATTTTCACGCTCGGATCACTACTGTGCATGACGGCAACCACACTCGGCAGCTTAAGCGTTTTCCGCTTTATTCAGGGCATCGGCGGTGCGCTCATGCTGCCCATCATCAGAACTGTCATCTTGCGCACCACGCCGCAGAAGCTGAAATTACGCTTCCTGAATCGGGTGACCTTATTGGGATTACTCGGCACCCTGATCGGCCCCGTTTTCGGCAATATTCTGGTTAGCTTTCTCTCATGGCAGGCTATTTTCCTCGTTAATATCCCGCTGGCTTTACTCTGCTTTTTTCTGGCAACCCGATATATCCCTGTTGCTGCCATAAAAGAGACAACCCGCACAGGTGCCTATGAAGTCGTCTTTCCCATTTTGATGTTATTTCTCGTGGCCTTCATGTTAACCACCGCCACGAAAAATATATTGCCAACGTTCGTCATGCTATTTCTGTCTTGTAGCACGCTGGGTTTGGTATTTATTTATTATCGGCAGCATCTCATTGCAGAGACGGCATTATTCCCTCGCGCCCTGTTTGGCATCAGAACTTTTTCTATCGGCGTTATTGGCGGCATCGCAACGCGCACGCTACTGGCATCGACGCCCGTCGTGTTGTCGTTAATGCTGCAAACGACGCTGGCCTGTAAACCCGCTGAAACCAGCCTGATCTTACTGCTCTTTTCCAGCGGCGCACTGCTGTCAAAAATGCTGTTCGAACCGATGGTCAAGCGTATTGGCTACCGTCGGCTGTTGATGCTGACAACCAGCGTCACGTCGCTGTGTATCCTCGCCCTGAGTGTTGCCGTGCAAGAGAAATCGATGCTACTTATCGGCATTATCGCCATGCTGTTAGGCGTGTTGATTTCAACCTTATATTCAGCAGCAAGCACGCTGGCCTTTAGCAACCTGAATAACAGCACGTATCACAGCGGTAATAATCTGCTGACCATTAGCCAATTACTTTCCGTCATGCTCAGTATGACGCTGACGTTTCCGATATTACGTTTTCTTTCTCAGTTTGAAATTCTCTTCAACCTTAACGCTTTCAGCCTGTTGTTTTTATTACTCGGCATTGGCTTACCCATTTGCTGCCTGATATTCAAGCCCCTCAATAACGACGACGGCTATCACTTTATTCATGGGAGATAG
- the nrfD gene encoding cytochrome c nitrite reductase subunit NrfD → MHNAFTFDTLVWDWPIAVYLLLVGISAGMVSLSMLLRHYVPSEYHGSNLVIKATAIVAPLAVILGLVILIFHLTRPLTFWYLMVFYNPTSIMSLGVMLFQVYFVVMLLWIITLYHDGWLTQLETVWHRPALAARAHKLTAMIVRKAAVIENLLLVLAILLGCYTGFLLSALKSFPLLNNPVLPVLFLVSGTTSGIAVMLLASAWSRNTSGHSRSLHFIHRVETPVVYAELFLLFAFFIGLLLGGGQKVVAAQTALSGFWGGVFWIGIIGIGIVIPFIANQVRKPSAHSGKGQLITLAAMSLFGVFLLRLFVLYAGQMTVA, encoded by the coding sequence ATGCATAACGCCTTCACGTTCGACACGCTGGTATGGGATTGGCCCATCGCCGTTTATCTGCTTCTGGTCGGCATTTCGGCGGGAATGGTGTCGCTCTCCATGCTCCTCAGGCACTACGTTCCCAGCGAATATCACGGCAGTAACCTTGTCATCAAAGCCACGGCTATCGTGGCACCGCTAGCTGTCATTCTCGGACTGGTGATTCTGATTTTTCACCTGACCCGACCGCTGACCTTTTGGTATTTGATGGTTTTTTACAACCCGACCTCCATCATGTCGCTTGGTGTGATGCTCTTTCAGGTGTATTTCGTCGTGATGCTGTTATGGATCATCACGCTTTATCATGACGGATGGCTGACGCAGCTTGAGACTGTTTGGCACCGGCCCGCTCTGGCTGCGCGAGCGCATAAGTTAACGGCGATGATCGTCAGAAAAGCGGCGGTGATTGAAAACCTGCTGCTGGTGCTGGCGATCCTGCTCGGCTGCTATACCGGCTTCCTGCTGTCTGCGCTGAAATCATTCCCGCTGTTGAATAACCCCGTTCTACCTGTCCTGTTTCTGGTATCCGGCACCACTTCCGGCATTGCTGTCATGCTGCTGGCCAGTGCATGGAGCCGCAATACGTCGGGGCATTCACGCTCCCTGCATTTTATCCACCGCGTGGAAACGCCAGTGGTGTACGCCGAACTGTTCCTGCTGTTCGCGTTCTTTATCGGGCTGCTGCTTGGCGGCGGGCAAAAGGTTGTCGCCGCACAGACCGCACTGTCGGGTTTCTGGGGCGGTGTATTCTGGATTGGCATTATCGGCATCGGCATTGTGATCCCATTCATTGCCAATCAGGTGCGCAAGCCTTCCGCGCATTCCGGCAAAGGCCAGCTGATTACGTTAGCAGCCATGAGCCTGTTCGGCGTGTTCCTGCTACGACTGTTCGTGCTTTATGCCGGACAAATGACGGTGGCCTGA
- a CDS encoding 4Fe-4S dicluster domain-containing protein, whose amino-acid sequence MEDLSRRRFIAYMGGTIAISGHIGLAQAQNEPEKTQGKLAVKYGLLHNEMRCIGCKACIKACKETNNVPDGVTRLDILQTVNIPAVEKTRAIKQFFRKSCQHCENPPCVAVCPTGASFKDALTGIVDVNDKRCVGCRYCIAACPYHVRFINPITKTADKCNFCRQTNLAAGKQPACVEICPTKALVFGDLNDPESNIAKMIASNATYRSKVYLGTEPQLYRMPGKRGEIDNA is encoded by the coding sequence ATGGAAGACTTATCTCGCCGTCGTTTTATTGCCTATATGGGAGGTACGATTGCCATTAGTGGGCATATCGGTCTCGCACAAGCGCAAAATGAGCCCGAAAAAACGCAGGGTAAATTAGCCGTTAAATATGGCTTATTGCATAACGAAATGCGCTGTATCGGTTGCAAAGCCTGTATCAAGGCCTGTAAAGAGACCAATAACGTGCCCGATGGCGTAACTCGGCTGGATATACTGCAAACCGTCAATATTCCTGCCGTCGAGAAGACGCGCGCCATTAAGCAATTTTTCCGTAAATCCTGTCAGCACTGTGAGAATCCGCCCTGCGTTGCCGTCTGCCCAACGGGAGCCTCCTTCAAAGACGCGCTCACCGGTATCGTCGACGTCAACGATAAACGCTGCGTGGGCTGTCGCTACTGCATTGCCGCGTGTCCTTACCATGTGCGTTTCATCAACCCCATAACGAAGACGGCAGACAAATGTAACTTTTGTCGGCAAACCAATCTGGCCGCCGGGAAGCAGCCCGCCTGCGTCGAAATCTGCCCCACTAAAGCCTTGGTATTTGGCGATCTCAACGATCCTGAAAGCAACATTGCCAAGATGATCGCGAGCAACGCGACCTACCGTTCCAAGGTCTATCTGGGCACCGAACCCCAGCTCTACCGTATGCCGGGGAAACGAGGAGAAATCGACAATGCATAA
- a CDS encoding alpha/beta hydrolase has product MHYPKTAKIVLASLTMMSSSAINAAQNQHEITVKQETTSVKLISDVVYSQVSVRGYPNVALKMDILQPEAKTALPVVLFITGGGFVNANKDNYLQQRLNIAEAGYVVASMEYRVAPTVLFPSPLEDVKSAIRYLRANAKKFGIDGQHAAVFGASAGGYLAAFAGTTNVSKNYDKGDNLDQSSDVQAVIDFYGLSDLTLVGEGFPDDVVQKHASPSATEAIWVNGTAVFDEGGAITRYPDKAAAANPINFISSATPPFLIMHGTNDTSVSPRQTERLHQALTAKNIESTYYSVKGAEHGGPHWLQPEIMQITVRFLDKHLKP; this is encoded by the coding sequence ATGCACTATCCGAAAACAGCCAAAATAGTATTAGCCTCACTCACGATGATGAGTTCCAGCGCAATCAATGCGGCACAGAACCAACATGAAATCACCGTAAAGCAAGAAACCACCTCGGTGAAATTAATCTCTGACGTCGTTTATTCTCAGGTATCGGTGCGCGGCTATCCTAACGTCGCATTAAAAATGGATATCCTTCAGCCTGAAGCGAAAACCGCACTTCCCGTCGTATTATTCATTACCGGCGGCGGATTCGTTAATGCCAATAAAGATAATTACCTGCAACAACGCCTCAACATTGCCGAAGCGGGCTATGTGGTTGCCAGTATGGAATACCGTGTCGCGCCTACCGTGCTTTTCCCCTCGCCGCTGGAAGATGTAAAATCTGCCATTCGTTATCTGCGCGCCAATGCGAAAAAATTTGGTATCGACGGCCAACACGCTGCGGTTTTCGGCGCCTCTGCCGGGGGCTATCTGGCCGCCTTTGCCGGGACGACAAATGTCTCAAAAAACTATGACAAAGGCGATAACCTCGATCAAAGCAGTGATGTCCAGGCCGTCATTGATTTTTATGGCTTATCCGACCTGACGCTCGTCGGCGAAGGCTTCCCTGACGATGTCGTTCAGAAACACGCATCACCTTCCGCGACAGAAGCTATCTGGGTCAACGGCACCGCAGTATTTGATGAAGGGGGCGCGATTACTCGCTATCCCGACAAAGCAGCAGCGGCCAACCCGATTAACTTTATCAGCAGCGCCACACCTCCGTTCCTGATTATGCACGGCACAAACGATACCTCGGTTTCTCCACGCCAGACCGAGAGACTGCATCAGGCTCTGACGGCGAAAAATATTGAATCCACCTACTACAGCGTCAAAGGTGCTGAGCACGGTGGGCCGCATTGGCTGCAACCGGAAATCATGCAGATTACCGTCCGCTTTCTTGATAAGCACCTAAAACCCTGA
- a CDS encoding LysR family transcriptional regulator codes for MFSIKRVIYYQELIRVGSFTKAAKALNISQAFLSQEIARLELETERKLINRTTRQFSLTPFGKIFADKIQGMIKEHYELEQFVSSYEESTDGALLVGVIPIFNRLAHYNMFNLFQKAYPNIDISFIDGVSTDLLERVRNGEIHLSFSTPFDEYLNDPLFHHTICQIDDIVAVMARSHPLADSKTLSLPQMVKEKLIVPQKGTGEHAAVSKSFTQQGINPSYFRECSNMDIIMDLVINLSGVVFLCSSVAKSLTAYDVAVIPLEEQLKRTFAISYLKRSTNIPMVRLFLDFLQDYSESVR; via the coding sequence ATGTTCAGTATAAAGCGTGTGATTTATTATCAGGAACTCATCCGGGTCGGGAGTTTCACTAAAGCAGCGAAGGCGCTGAATATCTCTCAGGCTTTCTTGTCGCAGGAGATCGCACGGCTGGAACTTGAAACGGAAAGAAAACTGATTAACCGAACCACCCGGCAGTTTTCTCTGACGCCCTTCGGGAAGATCTTTGCTGACAAAATTCAGGGGATGATTAAAGAACATTATGAGCTGGAGCAGTTCGTCAGCAGCTATGAGGAAAGCACGGATGGCGCGCTGCTGGTTGGCGTGATCCCGATTTTTAATCGTCTGGCTCACTACAATATGTTTAACCTGTTTCAGAAAGCCTATCCCAATATCGATATCTCTTTCATTGACGGCGTCAGCACCGATTTACTCGAAAGGGTGCGCAATGGTGAGATCCACCTGTCTTTCTCGACGCCTTTTGATGAGTACCTGAACGATCCGTTGTTTCATCACACCATTTGTCAGATCGATGACATTGTTGCGGTGATGGCAAGGTCGCACCCGCTTGCTGACAGCAAGACGCTCAGCTTGCCGCAGATGGTCAAAGAAAAGCTGATCGTGCCGCAGAAAGGGACGGGGGAGCATGCCGCGGTTTCCAAATCCTTCACTCAACAGGGCATCAATCCCAGCTACTTCCGCGAATGCAGCAATATGGACATCATTATGGATCTGGTGATCAACCTGTCCGGCGTGGTCTTCCTCTGTTCGTCTGTCGCCAAAAGCCTGACTGCTTACGACGTCGCGGTTATTCCACTGGAAGAGCAACTGAAAAGGACTTTCGCCATTAGCTATCTAAAGCGCAGTACGAACATTCCCATGGTGCGCCTGTTTCTGGATTTCCTGCAAGATTACAGCGAGTCCGTCCGGTAG